The genomic region GATGCTAGCCCCGTCTCCCAGATTCTGATCGAACAATCGCTCTTGGGTTGGAAAGAGTACGAGCTGGAAGTGATGCGCGACCTGGCAGATAACGTAGTGATTATCTGCTCCATCGAGAATATCGACCCGATGGGCATCCACACAGGCGATTCCATCACGGTCGCCCCTGCCCAAACTTTAACTGACAAGGAATATCAACGGCTGCGGGACGCTTCGATCAAAATCATTCGCGAGATTGGGGTAGAAACGGGTGGCTCCAACATCCAGTTTGCCATTCATCCTGAAACCGGCGATTTGGTTGTGATCGAAATGAACCCCCGTGTCTCTCGTAGCTCGGCCTTAGCTTCTAAGGCGACTGGATTCGCGATCGCCAAGATTGCCGCCAAGTTAGCGGTTGGTTACACCTTGGATGAGATCCCCAACGACATCACCAAGAAAACCCCCGCTAGCTTTGAGCCGACGATTGACTACGTCGTCACCAAAATTCCTCGCTTCGCCTTCGAGAAGTTTCCGGGCTCTACCCCCGTTCTTACCACCCAGATGAAGTCGGTGGGTGAGGCAATGGCGATGGGGCGCACGTTCCAAGAGTCTTTTCAAAAAGCTGTGCGATCGCTAGAGACTGGACGCGCAGGCTGGGGCTGCGATCGCGCCGAAAAATTGCCTAGCCTGGAGCATATTCGGGCTTCTCTCCGTACTCCCAACCCTGATCGCATCTTTACAGTGCGTCATGCTTTCCAAATGGGCATGACCGTGGCTGAAGTTTACGAACTGACTGGCATTGATCCCTGGTTTCTCGACAAACTTCAAGAACTACTAGAAGTGGCTAAGGCCATGAAGCGCAAGTCACTCCAGGAGTTCAGCAAAGACGAGCTTTATGCGGTCAAGCAGCAAGGCTTTAGCGATCGCCAGATTGCCTATGCCACCAAAACCACCGAAGACGAAGTTCGAGCCTATCGCCAGAGCTTAGGCGTGATTCCCGTCTACAAAACGGTTGATACCTGCGCTGCCGAGTTTGAGGCTTACACACCTTATTACTACTCCACCTACGAAGAAGAAACCGAAGTTCTCCCTTCTGACAGGCCCAAGGTAATGATTTTGGGCAGTGGCCCGAACCGGATTGGTCAGGGAATTGAGTTTGACTACTGTTGTTGCCATGCCTCCTTTGCCTTAGCTAAAGAAGGCTTTGAGACAATCATGGTCAACTCCAACCCCGAAACCGTTTCCACCGACTATGACACCAGCGATCGCCTCTACTTTGAGCCTCTAACTAAAGAAGATGTGATCAACATCATCGAAGCCGAGAACCCCGTCGGGATCATTATTCAGTTCGGTGGTCAAACCCCGTTGAAGCTGGCTGTACCTTTACAGGAGTATCTGCAAAAGCGGCAGGATGCTGCTGAGAGATCCTCTCAGGAAATAGAAAACAGAGAAAATTCCGATTTCATCCCTCTTCCTTCATCCCACCCTGCGGGAACGCTAGATGCGTACATCCCTAAGATTTGGGGCACCTCCCCTGACTCCATTGATGTAGCGGAAGATCGGGAGCGCTTCGAGAAAATTCTCCGGCAACTTGACATTCACCAACCCCCCAACGGGCTGGCTCGTAGTACCGATGAAGCAGTATCTGTTGCCCGCAAAATCGACTACCCCGTGGTAGTACGTCCCAGTTATGTGCTCGGTGGTCGGGCAATGGAAATTGTCTACTCCGATGCGGAGCTAGAGCGCTACATGACCTACGCCGTGCAGGTCGAACCAGATCATCCTATCTTGATCGATAAATTCCTCGAAAATGCGATCGAAGTTGATGTAGATGCGATCGCCGACCAGACAGGGCGTGTGGTGATCGGTGGCATCATGGAGCACATTGAGCAAGCTGGGATTCACTCCGGCGACTCTGCTTGCTCTCTGCCGACTACTTCTCTCGCTCCCCCAGCCCTCGAAACTATTCGCACCTGGACAGTGCAATTGGCCAAAGCTCTGAATGTAGTGGGGCTGATGAATATTCAGTTTGCAGTCCAAGGTGAGCAAGTCTATATCCTTGAAGCCAATCCTCGCGCCTCCCGTACCGTTCCTTTTGTCTCTAAAGCCATTGGTTTACCTCTAGCCAAGATTGCTGCGCGGGTGATGTCAGGTCAAACTCTAGAGTCGGTTGGATTTACAGAAGAGATAATCCCGCAGCATCTTTCTGTGAAGGAAGCGGTTTTACCCTTCGATAAATTCCCTGGCACAGACACCATCCTAGGGCCAGAAATGCGCTCTACAGGTGAGGTGATGGGCATTGACACCGACTTTGGTAAAGCGTTTGCCAAAGCGGCTCTGGCTGCGGGTCAGCGCCTGCCTTTGTCAGGAACTGTGTTTGTGTCAATGAGCGATCGCGATAAAGCTGCCGTAGTCCC from Trichocoleus desertorum ATA4-8-CV12 harbors:
- the carB gene encoding carbamoyl-phosphate synthase large subunit, whose amino-acid sequence is MPRRDDLRKILLIGSGPIVIGQASEFDYSGTQACKALRDEGYEVVLVNSNPATIMTDPDTADRTYIEPLTPELLEKIIAKERPDALLPTMGGQTALNLAVTLAKNGVLEQYGVELIGAKLPAIEKAEDRKLFKEAMEKIGVSVCPSGLAENMAEAKQIAIQIGSYPLIIRPAFTLGGSGGGIAYNQEEFEEISQSGLDASPVSQILIEQSLLGWKEYELEVMRDLADNVVIICSIENIDPMGIHTGDSITVAPAQTLTDKEYQRLRDASIKIIREIGVETGGSNIQFAIHPETGDLVVIEMNPRVSRSSALASKATGFAIAKIAAKLAVGYTLDEIPNDITKKTPASFEPTIDYVVTKIPRFAFEKFPGSTPVLTTQMKSVGEAMAMGRTFQESFQKAVRSLETGRAGWGCDRAEKLPSLEHIRASLRTPNPDRIFTVRHAFQMGMTVAEVYELTGIDPWFLDKLQELLEVAKAMKRKSLQEFSKDELYAVKQQGFSDRQIAYATKTTEDEVRAYRQSLGVIPVYKTVDTCAAEFEAYTPYYYSTYEEETEVLPSDRPKVMILGSGPNRIGQGIEFDYCCCHASFALAKEGFETIMVNSNPETVSTDYDTSDRLYFEPLTKEDVINIIEAENPVGIIIQFGGQTPLKLAVPLQEYLQKRQDAAERSSQEIENRENSDFIPLPSSHPAGTLDAYIPKIWGTSPDSIDVAEDRERFEKILRQLDIHQPPNGLARSTDEAVSVARKIDYPVVVRPSYVLGGRAMEIVYSDAELERYMTYAVQVEPDHPILIDKFLENAIEVDVDAIADQTGRVVIGGIMEHIEQAGIHSGDSACSLPTTSLAPPALETIRTWTVQLAKALNVVGLMNIQFAVQGEQVYILEANPRASRTVPFVSKAIGLPLAKIAARVMSGQTLESVGFTEEIIPQHLSVKEAVLPFDKFPGTDTILGPEMRSTGEVMGIDTDFGKAFAKAALAAGQRLPLSGTVFVSMSDRDKAAVVPVVRDLIDIGFRVVATDGTRNVLREHGLEVELVLKLHEGRPHVLDSIKNEKIQLILNTPSGEEAQTDARLIRRSALSYKIPIITTIAGAKATAAAIRSLQSQPLDVKAIQDYIAQLNGDAIS